One region of Micromonospora lupini genomic DNA includes:
- the hflX gene encoding GTPase HflX, with product MRDQESFVPVEDEFDDVTTGEMELSERQSLRRVPGLSTELSDVTEVEYRQLRLERVVLVGVWTEGTVTDAENSLTELAALAETAGSQVLEGLIQRRTRPDPATYIGRGKVDDLGAVVLSTGADTVICDGELSPSQLRNLEQRTKVKVVDRTALILDIFAQHAKSKEGKAQVELAQLQYLLPRLRGWGETLSRQTGGSGRGGGAGGGVGVRGPGETKLETDRRRIRHRISRLRREIKSMRTVRVTKRARRTRNSVPAVAIAGYTNAGKSSLLNRLTGAGVLVENALFATLDPTTRKATTSDGRLYTLSDTVGFVRHLPHQIVEAFRSTLEEVAEADLVVHVVDGTHPDPEEQVRAVHEVLAEVGADRLPELLVVNKTDAADEDALLRLKRLWPEAIFVSAYSGRGIDALRAAIEERLPQPAVEVRAVLPYDRGDLVSRVHRTGEVLSTSHLPEGTLLHVRVSAALAAELAPFDVAREGQAVGSRP from the coding sequence TTGCGAGACCAGGAGAGCTTCGTCCCCGTCGAGGACGAGTTCGACGACGTCACCACCGGCGAGATGGAACTGTCGGAGCGACAGTCCCTGCGACGCGTCCCGGGCCTGTCAACCGAGCTCTCCGACGTCACCGAGGTGGAATACCGCCAGCTGCGGCTGGAGCGGGTCGTCCTGGTGGGCGTCTGGACCGAGGGCACGGTGACCGACGCCGAGAATTCCCTCACCGAGCTGGCCGCGCTGGCCGAGACCGCGGGCTCCCAGGTGCTCGAAGGGCTGATCCAGCGTCGTACCCGACCCGACCCGGCCACCTACATCGGCCGCGGCAAGGTCGACGATCTGGGCGCGGTGGTGCTCTCCACCGGCGCCGACACGGTCATCTGCGACGGTGAGCTGTCCCCGTCGCAGCTGCGCAACCTGGAGCAGCGCACCAAGGTCAAGGTTGTCGACCGCACGGCGCTGATCCTCGACATCTTCGCCCAGCACGCCAAGAGCAAGGAAGGCAAGGCGCAGGTCGAGCTGGCCCAGCTGCAATACCTGCTGCCCCGGCTACGCGGTTGGGGTGAGACGCTCTCCCGGCAGACCGGTGGTTCCGGCCGTGGCGGCGGCGCCGGCGGCGGCGTGGGTGTGCGTGGTCCCGGTGAGACCAAGCTGGAGACCGACAGACGGCGCATCCGCCACCGCATCTCCCGGCTGCGCCGCGAGATCAAGAGCATGCGCACGGTACGCGTCACCAAGCGCGCCCGCCGTACCCGCAACTCCGTGCCCGCCGTGGCCATCGCCGGCTACACGAACGCCGGCAAGTCCAGCCTGCTCAACCGGCTGACCGGCGCGGGCGTGCTGGTGGAGAACGCGCTCTTCGCGACGCTCGACCCGACCACCCGCAAGGCCACCACCTCGGACGGGCGGCTCTACACGCTCTCCGACACTGTCGGCTTCGTCCGGCACCTGCCGCACCAGATCGTCGAGGCGTTCCGCTCGACGCTTGAGGAGGTCGCGGAGGCGGATCTGGTGGTGCACGTCGTCGACGGCACCCACCCGGATCCGGAGGAGCAGGTCCGGGCGGTGCACGAGGTGCTCGCCGAGGTGGGCGCGGACCGGCTCCCCGAGCTGCTTGTGGTCAACAAGACCGACGCGGCCGACGAGGACGCGCTGCTGCGGCTCAAGCGCCTCTGGCCGGAGGCGATCTTCGTCTCGGCGTACTCGGGGCGGGGGATCGACGCCCTGCGGGCGGCGATCGAGGAGCGGCTGCCGCAACCCGCCGTGGAGGTCCGGGCCGTCCTGCCGTACGACCGCGGCGACCTGGTGTCCCGCGTGCACCGCACCGGCGAGGTGCTCAGCACGTCGCACCTGCCGGAGGGCACCCTGCTGCACGTCCGGGTCAGTGCGGCGCTCGCCGCCGAGCTGGCGCCGTTCGACGTCGCGCGGGAGGGCCAGGCGGTCGGCAGCCGGCCCTGA
- a CDS encoding NAD-dependent malic enzyme yields MAITRLPSAGFSITIRIAVTADASSIGRLTTSVGEAGAIVTALDVVDSDPTHVIVDLTCDTADAGHADQVVEALTALDGVDVRKVSDRTFLLHLGGKIEVTSKVALRNRDELSRAYTPGVARVCMAIAENPADARRLTIKRNTVAVVSDGSAVLGLGNLGPAASLPVMEGKAALFKRFGGVDAWPVVLDTQDTDEIVQIVKAIAPAYGGINLEDIAAPRCFEIEARLREALDIPVFHDDQHGTAICVLAALTNALRVVGKQLADVRVVVSGAGAAGTAIMKLLLRQGVGDIIAYDRQGALHRGLTDLNPAWQWLAENTNKENYAGDLPGAIRGADVFIGVSAPNLLTGDDIAQMAKDSIVFALANPDPEVDPREARKYAAVVATGRSDQPNQINNVLAFPGVFRGMLDAHAEEFTEEMAIAAARAIADVVGEDKINPTVIVPSVFDSRVAPAVAAAVRAAAHNPSPLPAADPGPSDLPEIAANASATP; encoded by the coding sequence GTGGCCATCACCCGACTGCCGAGCGCCGGATTTTCGATCACGATCCGGATCGCCGTTACCGCGGACGCGTCCTCGATCGGCCGGCTCACCACCTCCGTCGGCGAGGCCGGGGCGATCGTCACGGCGCTGGACGTGGTGGACTCGGACCCGACCCACGTGATCGTGGACCTGACCTGCGACACCGCCGACGCCGGTCACGCCGACCAGGTGGTCGAGGCGCTGACCGCGCTGGACGGCGTGGACGTGCGCAAGGTGTCGGACCGCACGTTCCTCCTGCACCTCGGCGGCAAGATCGAGGTGACCTCCAAGGTCGCGCTGCGCAACCGTGACGAGCTGTCCCGGGCGTACACCCCGGGGGTGGCCCGGGTCTGCATGGCGATCGCCGAGAACCCGGCGGACGCCCGACGGCTGACGATCAAGCGCAACACCGTCGCGGTGGTCAGCGACGGCTCGGCGGTGCTCGGGCTGGGCAACCTGGGCCCGGCCGCGTCGCTGCCGGTGATGGAGGGCAAGGCCGCGCTGTTCAAGCGCTTCGGCGGCGTGGACGCCTGGCCGGTCGTGCTCGACACGCAGGACACCGACGAGATCGTGCAGATCGTCAAGGCGATCGCGCCCGCGTACGGCGGGATCAACCTGGAGGACATCGCCGCGCCGCGCTGCTTCGAGATCGAGGCCCGGCTGCGCGAGGCGCTGGACATCCCGGTCTTCCACGACGATCAGCACGGCACCGCGATCTGCGTGCTTGCCGCGCTTACCAACGCGCTGCGCGTCGTGGGCAAGCAGCTCGCGGACGTACGTGTGGTCGTCTCCGGCGCCGGCGCGGCCGGCACCGCGATCATGAAGCTGCTGCTGCGCCAGGGCGTCGGCGACATCATCGCGTACGACCGCCAGGGCGCCCTGCACCGCGGGCTGACCGACCTCAACCCGGCGTGGCAGTGGCTGGCGGAGAACACCAACAAGGAGAACTACGCGGGTGACCTGCCCGGCGCGATCCGGGGCGCCGACGTGTTCATCGGGGTCAGCGCGCCGAACCTGCTCACCGGGGACGACATCGCGCAGATGGCGAAGGACTCGATCGTCTTCGCGCTTGCCAACCCGGACCCGGAGGTCGACCCGCGGGAGGCGCGCAAGTACGCCGCGGTGGTCGCCACCGGCCGCTCGGACCAGCCGAACCAGATCAACAACGTGCTCGCCTTCCCGGGCGTGTTCCGCGGGATGCTCGACGCGCACGCCGAGGAGTTCACCGAGGAGATGGCGATCGCGGCGGCCCGGGCCATCGCCGACGTCGTCGGTGAGGACAAGATCAACCCGACGGTGATCGTGCCGAGCGTCTTCGACTCGCGGGTCGCCCCGGCGGTCGCCGCCGCCGTCCGCGCCGCCGCACACAACCCGAGCCCGCTGCCGGCAGCCGACCCGGGCCCGTCCGACCTCCCCGAGATCGCCGCCAACGCAAGCGCCACCCCGTAA
- the dapF gene encoding diaminopimelate epimerase, giving the protein MEFTKGHGTGNDFVLLPDPDGQLDLTPELVAALCDRRRGIGADGVLRVVRAAKHPDGADLAGEAEWFMDYWNADGSFAEMCGNGARVFVRYLLDNELATPVGAALPVATRAGVVRALVEGDAVSVEMRRPQVYDASTATLGGLTLPGTAVDIGNPHLVCVLPAGVELAALDLTVAPGFDPEVFPAGVNVEFIVAGDPVDATDAHSLMRVYERGSAETLSCGTGACAVGAVALRDAGRDTGVVAVDVPGGRLTVTVTENSCWLSGPAVLVATGEVDLSTLPTAV; this is encoded by the coding sequence GTGGAGTTCACCAAGGGCCACGGCACCGGCAACGACTTCGTCCTCCTGCCCGACCCGGACGGTCAGCTCGACCTGACCCCGGAGCTGGTCGCGGCGCTCTGCGACCGACGGCGGGGCATCGGCGCGGACGGGGTGCTGCGGGTCGTCCGTGCGGCCAAGCATCCGGACGGCGCCGACCTGGCCGGCGAGGCCGAGTGGTTCATGGACTACTGGAACGCCGACGGTTCGTTCGCCGAGATGTGCGGCAACGGCGCGCGGGTCTTCGTCCGGTACCTGCTCGACAACGAGCTGGCCACGCCGGTCGGCGCGGCGCTGCCGGTGGCCACCCGGGCCGGCGTCGTGCGCGCGCTTGTCGAGGGCGACGCCGTGTCCGTCGAGATGCGCCGCCCCCAGGTGTACGACGCCTCGACCGCCACCCTTGGCGGTCTGACCCTGCCCGGCACCGCCGTGGACATCGGCAACCCGCACCTGGTCTGTGTCCTGCCGGCGGGCGTGGAGCTGGCCGCGCTGGACCTGACCGTCGCGCCCGGGTTCGACCCGGAGGTCTTCCCGGCCGGCGTGAACGTGGAGTTCATCGTGGCGGGCGACCCGGTCGACGCCACCGACGCGCACTCTCTGATGCGGGTGTACGAGCGCGGCAGCGCCGAGACCCTGTCCTGCGGCACCGGCGCGTGCGCGGTGGGCGCGGTGGCCCTGCGCGACGCCGGCCGGGACACCGGAGTGGTCGCCGTCGACGTCCCCGGCGGCCGACTGACGGTGACGGTCACCGAGAACTCCTGCTGGCTCTCCGGCCCCGCCGTCCTGGTGGCGACGGGCGAGGTCGACCTCTCCACCCTGCCCACTGCCGTCTGA
- the miaA gene encoding tRNA (adenosine(37)-N6)-dimethylallyltransferase MiaA encodes MARRAAARLGPLRRGLLRGVLGAGVTGGGAVPAGTVVAVVGPTAAGKSALSIALAHALDGEVVNADSMQLYRGMDIGTAKLTPAERDGVPHHLLDIWEVTEPASVAEYQRLARAAVDDILSRGRVPLLVGGSGLYVRAVLERFEFPGTDAALRERLERELAEVGPAPLYARLRAADPVAAEGILPGNGRRIVRALEVIELTGAPFAASLPQPTPYYPSVQLGVDLDTGLLDERIALRVDRMWADGLVPETRELVGRGLPEGRTASRALGYQQVLRMLAGELTEAQAHDETVRATRRFVRRQRSWFRRDPRIHWLDSATPDLIGAALRLAPAETR; translated from the coding sequence ATGGCGCGGCGAGCTGCTGCACGACTCGGCCCCCTACGGCGTGGCCTACTTCGTGGCGTCCTGGGAGCGGGCGTGACCGGCGGTGGGGCGGTCCCGGCCGGCACGGTCGTGGCGGTGGTCGGGCCGACGGCTGCGGGCAAGTCGGCGTTGAGCATCGCGCTCGCGCACGCGCTGGACGGGGAGGTGGTCAACGCCGACTCGATGCAGCTCTACCGGGGCATGGACATCGGCACCGCCAAGCTGACCCCCGCCGAGCGGGACGGTGTGCCGCACCACCTGCTCGACATCTGGGAGGTCACCGAGCCGGCGAGCGTCGCGGAGTACCAGCGGCTGGCCCGCGCGGCTGTGGACGACATCCTGTCCCGGGGTCGGGTGCCGCTGCTGGTCGGTGGCTCGGGGTTGTACGTGCGGGCGGTGCTGGAGCGCTTCGAGTTCCCCGGCACCGACGCGGCGCTGCGCGAGCGGCTGGAGCGGGAGTTGGCCGAGGTGGGCCCCGCGCCGCTGTACGCGCGGCTGCGCGCCGCCGACCCCGTCGCCGCCGAGGGCATCCTGCCCGGCAACGGGCGACGGATCGTCCGGGCCCTGGAGGTGATCGAGCTGACCGGTGCGCCGTTCGCCGCGTCGCTGCCGCAGCCGACGCCGTACTACCCGTCGGTGCAGCTCGGCGTCGACCTGGACACCGGGCTGCTGGACGAGCGCATCGCGCTGCGGGTGGACCGGATGTGGGCCGACGGGCTGGTGCCGGAGACCCGCGAGCTGGTGGGTCGGGGGCTGCCCGAGGGGCGCACGGCGAGCCGGGCGCTGGGCTACCAGCAGGTGTTGCGGATGCTCGCCGGTGAGCTGACCGAGGCGCAGGCGCACGACGAGACGGTCCGGGCCACCAGGCGTTTCGTCCGTCGGCAGCGGTCCTGGTTCCGGCGCGACCCGCGGATCCACTGGCTGGACTCGGCGACGCCGGACCTGATCGGGGCCGCCCTGCGTCTGGCGCCGGCCGAGACGCGATAA
- a CDS encoding DUF349 domain-containing protein — protein sequence MSDWTAFGRVDADGTVYVKTSEGERVVGSWQAGAPEEGLAHFARRFADLVTEVDLTEARLNSGAADAGHSLSTIKRIRATLPEAHVVGDIDALAARLDKLSTVAEEKATEARAARDAARGEALARKTALVEEAEKLAAESTGWKTAGDRLKEILDEWKTIRGVDKKADGELWKRFAAARDGFTRRRGAHFASLDATRKQAQTVKEELVEEAEKIKDSTEWAATANQLKELMTQWKAAPRASKEAEQKLWERFRAAQDAFFSRRSEVFSARDNEQRGNLERKQALLAEAEALDIDADPKGAQAKLREIQAQWHEAGRVPREAAAGLERRLRVIDDKVRDVMDSAWRRTTKEDNPLLAQMRSQVAEAEERLARAQSAGDARRIKEAEQALASKRQFLQLAEQAG from the coding sequence ATGAGCGACTGGACTGCCTTCGGACGGGTGGACGCGGACGGCACCGTTTACGTCAAGACCTCCGAGGGCGAGCGGGTGGTCGGATCCTGGCAGGCGGGAGCACCGGAGGAGGGTCTCGCACACTTCGCACGCCGCTTCGCCGACCTGGTCACCGAGGTGGACCTGACCGAAGCGCGGCTCAACTCGGGCGCTGCGGACGCCGGGCACTCGCTGAGCACGATCAAGCGGATCCGCGCCACGCTGCCCGAGGCCCACGTGGTCGGCGACATCGACGCCCTGGCCGCTCGGCTGGACAAGCTGTCGACAGTCGCCGAGGAGAAGGCCACCGAGGCGCGCGCCGCCCGGGACGCCGCCCGCGGTGAGGCCCTGGCCCGCAAGACCGCACTTGTCGAGGAGGCGGAGAAGCTCGCCGCCGAGTCCACCGGCTGGAAGACGGCGGGTGACCGGCTCAAGGAGATCCTCGACGAGTGGAAGACCATTCGCGGGGTCGACAAGAAGGCCGACGGCGAGCTGTGGAAGCGGTTCGCCGCCGCGCGGGACGGCTTCACCAGGCGTCGGGGCGCCCACTTCGCCTCCCTTGACGCGACGCGCAAGCAGGCGCAGACCGTCAAGGAAGAGCTGGTCGAAGAGGCCGAGAAGATCAAGGACTCCACCGAGTGGGCGGCCACTGCCAACCAGCTCAAGGAGCTGATGACGCAGTGGAAGGCCGCCCCGCGTGCCTCCAAGGAGGCCGAGCAGAAGCTCTGGGAACGGTTCCGGGCCGCGCAGGACGCCTTCTTCAGCCGACGCAGCGAGGTCTTCTCCGCCCGGGACAACGAGCAGCGCGGCAACCTGGAGCGCAAGCAGGCCCTGCTGGCCGAGGCCGAGGCCCTGGACATCGACGCCGACCCGAAGGGCGCCCAGGCCAAGCTGCGGGAGATCCAGGCCCAGTGGCACGAGGCCGGCCGGGTGCCCCGCGAGGCCGCCGCCGGGCTGGAGCGCCGGTTGCGTGTCATCGACGACAAGGTCCGCGACGTGATGGACTCGGCGTGGCGCCGCACCACCAAGGAGGACAACCCGCTGCTCGCCCAGATGCGGTCCCAGGTGGCGGAGGCCGAGGAGCGGCTGGCCCGGGCGCAGAGCGCCGGGGACGCCCGCCGGATCAAGGAGGCCGAGCAGGCCCTCGCCTCCAAGCGGCAGTTCCTCCAGCTCGCCGAGCAGGCCGGCTGA